In Candidatus Nitrosotenuis uzonensis, the sequence CACAATTTGCAAGGTCGAAGTAGTTCAGTATTACGACGATGCTTATAAAGGCAGGCGTGCAAAGTGTCCTGTCTGCGATGTCAGTTTTCCCCTAGATTAGGTGTTTGATAAAATGAGTGATACTAAAAACAATCCTAGCCAGAATGATAGTTTACCAGAAAAACAAACCAAGACAAAAAAAGACTATGGAATAATAGACATGATGCTCAGCCAGCCGACTCAGAGGGTGGTTGACTCGGAAACTTTGATCAAGCAAACCCAGAACCGTGTATGGAGAGCGCTAAAGAGTGGATACGAATATTCTCCAGCCGCAGACGAATCAGACAAATTTCTAAGAAAACACGTCTCATCTAGAATGAAGATGGTTGTACTATATGTTGACCTTGTCGGCTCTACAAATATCGCGCTAGAGTTACCCGAAGACAAAGTTGCAATAATTATCACATGTTTTGCGCAAGAGATGGCGTCTACAATACGTCAGCATAGCGGTTATGTGCTCAAATTTGTAGGCGATGCCGTGATAGGATACTTTCCTGCCGAGGAAAACCAGCTTGCCCCTGCAGACAATGCCGTACTTTGCGGCAAGTCAATGATATCGGTAATACAGAAAGGAATCAACCCAATCCTTAATCAGTATGATTATCCTGATCTTGCAATCAAGGTAGGTATTGATTATGGAGAAAATATGATAGTCAGA encodes:
- a CDS encoding adenylate/guanylate cyclase domain-containing protein — translated: MSDTKNNPSQNDSLPEKQTKTKKDYGIIDMMLSQPTQRVVDSETLIKQTQNRVWRALKSGYEYSPAADESDKFLRKHVSSRMKMVVLYVDLVGSTNIALELPEDKVAIIITCFAQEMASTIRQHSGYVLKFVGDAVIGYFPAEENQLAPADNAVLCGKSMISVIQKGINPILNQYDYPDLAIKVGIDYGENMIVRYGSDAQKSHVDILGPTMNIAAKIQNMAKPNQILIGDEVYTRIHPSIQSTFEKVVWKNNEWKYRRSTGDLYPVYAYVD